In Pseudomonas lalkuanensis, the following are encoded in one genomic region:
- a CDS encoding pilus assembly protein codes for MSQTFLAFTRNNADLEWLQGALTPLGQVLSAGRGALDELLGLIEVTGASLLFVGLDRDNLVAQTSLIEGALAARPMLAVVAMGDGLDNQLVLNAMRAGARDFIAYGARTSEVAGLVRRLVQRMPSVLPNHNAGRMTALFSRQQDADAALLAAHLALAIQQCGQRTLLIDLGQPQGDSLALLGLEASFHFADALRNLRRLDAALIDSAFGSHPDGLRLLVQEAGGETLERINAAELYLLLGALRQHFQHIVVNLVGQPDSDALRILVGNADQFLWCTDQSVPDCRRNIELLGRWRDAGVKLEHAQLLVDRHLRGVAPEPEVLARSFNLPVAETLPNSPELRMNAKNQGRSLFELAPRERLSQRLRGLGERLACIEQPKSRPWQRLWSVR; via the coding sequence ATGAGCCAGACCTTCCTCGCCTTCACCCGCAACAACGCCGACCTGGAATGGCTGCAGGGCGCGTTGACGCCGCTGGGGCAGGTGCTCAGCGCGGGCCGTGGCGCCCTCGACGAACTGCTCGGGCTGATCGAAGTCACCGGCGCCAGCCTGCTCTTCGTCGGCCTGGACCGCGACAACCTGGTGGCCCAGACCTCGCTGATCGAAGGCGCCCTGGCGGCCCGTCCGATGCTCGCGGTGGTGGCCATGGGCGACGGCCTGGACAACCAGCTGGTGCTCAATGCCATGCGTGCCGGCGCCCGCGACTTCATCGCCTATGGCGCGCGCACCAGCGAGGTGGCCGGGCTGGTGCGGCGCCTGGTACAGCGGATGCCGAGCGTGCTGCCCAATCACAACGCCGGCCGCATGACCGCGCTGTTCAGCCGCCAGCAGGATGCCGACGCGGCGCTGCTGGCGGCGCATCTCGCCCTGGCCATCCAGCAATGCGGCCAGCGCACCCTGCTGATCGACCTCGGCCAGCCCCAGGGCGACAGCCTGGCTCTGCTGGGGCTGGAGGCGTCCTTCCATTTCGCCGATGCCCTGCGCAACCTGCGCCGCCTCGACGCCGCGCTGATCGACAGCGCCTTCGGCAGCCATCCCGATGGCTTGCGCCTGCTGGTGCAGGAAGCCGGAGGCGAAACCCTGGAGCGCATCAACGCCGCCGAGCTCTACCTGCTGCTCGGCGCCCTGCGCCAGCATTTCCAGCACATCGTGGTGAATCTGGTGGGCCAGCCCGACAGCGATGCGCTGCGCATCCTCGTCGGCAACGCCGACCAGTTCCTCTGGTGCACCGACCAGAGCGTGCCGGACTGCCGCCGCAATATCGAACTGCTGGGCCGCTGGCGCGACGCGGGGGTCAAGCTGGAGCACGCGCAATTGCTGGTGGACCGCCACCTGCGCGGGGTGGCGCCGGAGCCCGAAGTGCTGGCCCGTTCCTTCAACCTGCCGGTGGCGGAGACCCTGCCCAACAGCCCCGAACTGCGGATGAACGCCAAGAACCAGGGCCGCAGCCTGTTCGAGCTGGCCCCCCGTGAACGCCTCAGCCAGCGCCTGCGCGGGCTGGGAGAACGCCTGGCATGCATCGAGCAGCCGAAGTCGCGGCCCTGGCAGCGCCTGTGGAGCGTCCGCTGA
- a CDS encoding type II and III secretion system protein family protein yields the protein MIIPLLGCAPLAASAAPGCDALGQAPGVVEVGQGRQELMSYPLAITRLAVGDPEVADVQLADKQSFLITGKHAGATSLMVWTACSREPRRSLVYVEGTASASLAQSLEEPREADPVPSQVQTDIRFVEVSRGKLKQASTSLVRQGSNLFVLGAPGSLNNISVTPGGGLDGTFGNPAGGFNIIWGGGSSKVLGFINALENSGFAYTLAKPSLVALSGQSASFLAGGEFPVPVPNGDGDDITIEYKEFGVRLTLTPTVVGRQRISLKVAPEVSELDFSSGISIAGTQVPALKVRRTDTSVSLADGESFVISGLISSQNVANIDKFPGLGDLPVIGALFRSSQIDREDRELLMIVTPHLVQPLAVDAQLPELPGEQLRRYDPGFFDFYLNERGDFDRRAGLSE from the coding sequence ATGATCATTCCTCTGCTGGGCTGCGCGCCCCTGGCCGCGTCGGCGGCGCCGGGCTGCGACGCATTGGGCCAGGCGCCCGGCGTGGTGGAGGTGGGGCAGGGGCGCCAGGAACTGATGAGCTACCCGCTGGCCATCACCCGCCTGGCCGTGGGCGATCCGGAAGTGGCCGACGTGCAACTGGCCGACAAGCAATCCTTCCTCATAACCGGCAAGCACGCTGGCGCCACCAGCCTCATGGTCTGGACCGCTTGCAGCCGCGAGCCGCGCCGCAGCCTGGTCTACGTAGAGGGCACCGCCAGTGCGTCACTGGCGCAATCCCTGGAGGAACCCCGCGAGGCCGACCCGGTGCCCAGCCAGGTACAGACCGACATCCGCTTCGTCGAAGTCAGCCGCGGCAAGCTCAAGCAGGCCAGCACCTCCCTGGTGCGCCAGGGCTCGAACCTCTTCGTGCTCGGCGCGCCGGGCAGCCTCAACAACATCTCGGTGACACCGGGCGGTGGGCTCGATGGCACCTTCGGCAACCCCGCCGGCGGTTTCAACATCATCTGGGGCGGGGGCAGCAGCAAGGTGCTGGGCTTCATCAACGCCCTGGAAAACAGCGGCTTCGCCTACACCCTGGCCAAGCCCAGCCTGGTGGCCCTGAGCGGGCAGAGCGCGAGCTTCCTGGCCGGCGGTGAGTTTCCCGTGCCGGTGCCCAATGGCGACGGCGACGACATCACCATCGAGTACAAGGAATTCGGCGTGCGCCTGACCCTCACGCCTACCGTGGTCGGCCGTCAGCGCATTTCCCTGAAGGTGGCGCCGGAAGTCAGCGAACTGGACTTCAGTTCGGGCATCAGCATCGCCGGCACCCAGGTGCCGGCGCTCAAGGTGCGGCGCACCGACACCAGCGTTTCCCTGGCCGACGGCGAAAGCTTCGTCATCAGCGGCCTGATCAGCAGCCAGAATGTCGCCAACATCGACAAGTTCCCCGGACTCGGTGACCTGCCGGTGATCGGCGCGCTGTTCCGCTCCTCGCAGATCGACCGCGAAGACCGCGAGTTGCTGATGATCGTCACCCCGCACCTGGTTCAACCGCTGGCGGTGGACGCGCAACTGCCCGAACTGCCTGGCGAGCAGCTGCGCCGCTACGACCCGGGCTTCTTCGACTTCTACCTGAACGAGCGCGGCGATTTCGACCGCCGTGCCGGGCTGTCCGAATGA
- the cpaB gene encoding Flp pilus assembly protein CpaB: protein MTIALAAVLLLGALLAGYWGVVLSSAPQAVQTAEPVASSETPSLTSDAADKLRTPVVVAARELSPFVAVTAEDLRVEELRIAPPGSFSKVEDVIGRRPWTPVPAGSWLGPASFEAGGPLAHMIRADERAVAVPVDEVVGGGGHLRPGDYVDVLLFLRGEGGQPSAQVAVPALRLLSFGENLGPDSDGRASKPAKEGEQVETRKASTAVLAVPETQVTRLMLASQAGSLRLAVRSADERLLERYQTGELSAMPVDAASRNLIPLESLNAAPAPRRVVAPAPVVVSAGKGPGVAVYRGAELTRQIP, encoded by the coding sequence ATGACCATTGCCTTGGCCGCAGTGCTGCTGTTGGGTGCGTTGCTGGCCGGATACTGGGGAGTTGTGCTCAGCAGCGCGCCGCAGGCCGTCCAGACGGCCGAGCCGGTCGCATCCAGCGAAACCCCCAGCCTCACCTCCGATGCTGCCGACAAGTTGCGTACCCCCGTGGTGGTCGCGGCCCGGGAGCTCAGCCCGTTCGTGGCCGTCACCGCCGAAGACCTGCGTGTCGAAGAGCTGCGCATCGCCCCGCCGGGCAGCTTCAGCAAGGTCGAAGACGTGATTGGCCGCCGGCCCTGGACGCCGGTGCCCGCCGGCAGCTGGCTCGGGCCGGCCAGTTTCGAGGCCGGTGGCCCGCTGGCGCACATGATCCGGGCGGACGAGCGCGCGGTGGCCGTGCCGGTGGATGAAGTGGTGGGCGGCGGCGGCCATCTGCGGCCGGGCGACTATGTCGACGTGCTGCTGTTCCTGCGCGGTGAGGGCGGCCAGCCGAGCGCCCAGGTGGCGGTGCCGGCCCTGCGGCTGCTGAGTTTCGGCGAGAACCTGGGGCCCGACTCCGACGGCCGGGCCAGTAAGCCGGCCAAGGAGGGCGAGCAGGTGGAAACCCGCAAAGCCAGCACCGCCGTGCTGGCCGTGCCGGAGACTCAGGTGACCCGCCTGATGCTGGCCAGCCAGGCCGGTTCCCTGCGCCTGGCGGTGCGCAGCGCCGACGAACGCCTGCTGGAGCGCTACCAGACCGGCGAACTGAGCGCCATGCCCGTGGATGCCGCCAGCCGCAACCTGATTCCCCTCGAGTCGCTGAATGCGGCGCCGGCTCCCCGCCGCGTCGTGGCGCCCGCTCCGGTGGTGGTTTCCGCCGGCAAGGGGCCGGGAGTCGCCGTCTACCGTGGCGCGGAGCTGACCCGCCAGATCCCCTGA
- a CDS encoding Flp family type IVb pilin: MSLMSLIKKFKKFSKEEEGASGIEYAIVAAMVAVAIITFSPGIKNGVSDTFEAIRDSFVATP, translated from the coding sequence ATGTCCCTGATGTCTCTGATCAAGAAATTCAAGAAGTTTTCGAAGGAAGAAGAGGGCGCATCCGGTATCGAATACGCAATCGTCGCAGCAATGGTTGCAGTCGCGATCATTACATTCAGTCCTGGTATCAAGAATGGCGTATCTGACACGTTCGAGGCCATCAGGGACAGCTTCGTAGCTACTCCATAA
- a CDS encoding response regulator, with product MSSTPLLRQQLLLVDDEEDILLELAEMLEGEGFYCHTATSVRSATELLLLHPNIALVVTDLRMPEESGIRLIQRLRAHTTKQHLPVIVTSGHADMDDVIDVLRLHVIDFFRKPIYLERLVEVIKAQFPQPHLKLVSN from the coding sequence ATGTCCTCTACTCCCCTGCTGCGACAGCAATTGCTCCTGGTCGACGATGAAGAAGACATCCTGCTGGAACTGGCGGAGATGCTCGAAGGCGAAGGCTTCTATTGCCATACCGCGACGTCCGTCAGGAGCGCCACCGAGCTGTTGCTGCTCCACCCCAATATCGCCCTGGTCGTCACCGATCTGCGCATGCCCGAAGAAAGCGGGATACGCCTGATCCAGCGACTGCGCGCCCACACAACCAAGCAGCACCTGCCGGTAATCGTGACTTCCGGCCATGCCGACATGGACGACGTGATCGATGTGCTGCGCCTGCATGTCATCGACTTCTTCCGCAAACCCATCTACCTGGAACGCCTGGTGGAAGTGATCAAGGCCCAGTTCCCCCAGCCGCATCTGAAGCTGGTCAGCAATTGA